Proteins from one Oncorhynchus gorbuscha isolate QuinsamMale2020 ecotype Even-year linkage group LG18, OgorEven_v1.0, whole genome shotgun sequence genomic window:
- the nucks1a gene encoding nuclear ubiquitous casein and cyclin-dependent kinase substrate 1a isoform X2, whose translation MSRPVRNKKVVNYSQFQESDDADEEYGKNSDKPKKPRAAPREVKRKRSKNSQEDSEDSDEKLSKSKNDSADDFGSDEDNDFGEEDEEDGGSDYEAKRGKKGKTAKVAKPTKRTPKRKRPTDDSDEEVSRKVRTVRQAATKAVSKQREILLGDGGSEDEEREDKEEAFADLTPSPMKGKGKGRPSAAKALEKSSPKEEEEEEPESPLEEEEEEVVVKKDSSPTPKKTKEAPGKEKKEKEDEEEEEEEEEDGSEEDVPSGED comes from the exons ATGTCAAGACCAGTGAG GAACAAGAAGGTGGTGAATTACTCACAATTCCAGGAATCTGATGACGCAG ATGAGGAGTATGGGAAGAACTCAGACAAGCCTAAGAAGCCTCGTGCGGCTCCTCGCGAGGTGAAGCGCAAGCGGTCAAAGAACTCTCAGGAGGACAG TGAGGATTCTGATGAAAAACTCTCCAAATCCAAAAATGATTCAGCAG ATGACTTTGGCAGTGATGAAGACAACGACTttggagaggaagatgaggaggatggagggagcgaCTACGAAGCTAAAAGAGGCAAAAAGGGAAAGACAGCCAAGGTGGCAAAGCCCACTAAGAGGACACCCAAGAGAAAACGACCCACAG ATGACAGTGATGAGGAGGTGAGTCGTAAGGTGCGTACAGTGCGCCAGGCCGCCACCAAGGCTGTGTCTAAACAGAGAGAGATCTTGCTGGGAGACGGAGGTAGTGAGGACGAGGAACGTGAAGACAAGGAGGAGGCCTTCGCAGACC tGACCCCCAGCCCAATGAAAGGAAAGGGTAAAGGTCGCCCCAGTGCTGCCAAGGCCCTGGAGAAGAGCTCGcccaaagaggaggaagaggaggagccagAGAGCCccctggaggaagaggaggaggaggtggtggtgaagAAGGACTCCTCCCCCACTCCCAAGAAAACAAAGGAGGCACCcgggaaggagaagaaggaaaaggaagatgaggaggaggaggaggaggaagaggaggacggaTCGGAAGAGGACGTGCCCTCTGGGGAAGACTAG
- the nucks1a gene encoding nuclear ubiquitous casein and cyclin-dependent kinase substrate 1a isoform X1, protein MSRPVRNKKVVNYSQFQESDDADEEYGKNSDKPKKPRAAPREVKRKRSKNSQEDSEDSDEKLSKSKNDSADDFGSDEDNDFGEEDEEDGGSDYEAKRGKKGKTAKVAKPTKRTPKRKRPTDDSDEEVSRKVRTVRQAATKAVSKQREILLGDGGSEDEEREDKEEAFADPDESGSDEDFMVEDDDDSDYGRSKSKRSSKKVIKRSRPERKEKKSPKPRLKATVTPSPMKGKGKGRPSAAKALEKSSPKEEEEEEPESPLEEEEEEVVVKKDSSPTPKKTKEAPGKEKKEKEDEEEEEEEEEDGSEEDVPSGED, encoded by the exons ATGTCAAGACCAGTGAG GAACAAGAAGGTGGTGAATTACTCACAATTCCAGGAATCTGATGACGCAG ATGAGGAGTATGGGAAGAACTCAGACAAGCCTAAGAAGCCTCGTGCGGCTCCTCGCGAGGTGAAGCGCAAGCGGTCAAAGAACTCTCAGGAGGACAG TGAGGATTCTGATGAAAAACTCTCCAAATCCAAAAATGATTCAGCAG ATGACTTTGGCAGTGATGAAGACAACGACTttggagaggaagatgaggaggatggagggagcgaCTACGAAGCTAAAAGAGGCAAAAAGGGAAAGACAGCCAAGGTGGCAAAGCCCACTAAGAGGACACCCAAGAGAAAACGACCCACAG ATGACAGTGATGAGGAGGTGAGTCGTAAGGTGCGTACAGTGCGCCAGGCCGCCACCAAGGCTGTGTCTAAACAGAGAGAGATCTTGCTGGGAGACGGAGGTAGTGAGGACGAGGAACGTGAAGACAAGGAGGAGGCCTTCGCAGACC CTGATGAGTCGGGCAGTGATGAAGACTTCATggttgaggatgatgatgatagtgactATGGCCGCTCCAAGAGCAAGAGGAGCAGCAAGAAGGTGATCAAACGGAGCCGGCCAGAAAGGAAGGAAAAGAAATCCCCCAAACCACGACTAAAGGCCACTG tGACCCCCAGCCCAATGAAAGGAAAGGGTAAAGGTCGCCCCAGTGCTGCCAAGGCCCTGGAGAAGAGCTCGcccaaagaggaggaagaggaggagccagAGAGCCccctggaggaagaggaggaggaggtggtggtgaagAAGGACTCCTCCCCCACTCCCAAGAAAACAAAGGAGGCACCcgggaaggagaagaaggaaaaggaagatgaggaggaggaggaggaggaagaggaggacggaTCGGAAGAGGACGTGCCCTCTGGGGAAGACTAG